One genomic region from Phragmites australis chromosome 1, lpPhrAust1.1, whole genome shotgun sequence encodes:
- the LOC133889824 gene encoding uncharacterized protein LOC133889824 has translation MTRRHGATCGFRDPLYGPDGLWKDEEKDEVKGKRVIEPCAPRKCPCGVNANHGIVPSELGVGYYCGHVRTRKCSWEEYLDKGAVDHEIAWRSKRPRNVLSSYLDNRKKEIRDYYHALYPPMRNTTMAGKDVSATEVEIETMKVLVGKLPVVIPDDDDDEVLYDGLDD, from the exons ATGACAAGG CGCCATGGTGCAACATGTGGTTTCCGGGATCCATTGTACGGACCTGACGGTCTAtggaaagatgaagaaaaagatgaagtgaaggggaAAAGGGTTATAGAACCTTGTGCCCCAAGAAAGTGCCCTTGTGGTGTGAATGCGAATCACGGGATAGTGCCATCGGAACTTGGAGTGGGGTACTACTGCGGACATGTG AGAACACGGAAATGTTCgtgggaggagtacctcgataAAGGAGCGGttgatcatgagattgcatGGCGGAGTAAGCGTCCTCGAAACGTGCTGTCAAGCTATTTGGATAACAGGAAGAAAGAAATTCGTGATTACTACCATGCTTTGTATCCCCCCATGAGAAATACTACCATGGCGGGTAAAGATGTTTCGGCTACAGAGGTAGAAATAGAAACAATGAAGGTGCTTGTCGGTAAGTTACCCGTGGTTATCCCggacgacgatgatg